From a region of the Panicum virgatum strain AP13 chromosome 2K, P.virgatum_v5, whole genome shotgun sequence genome:
- the LOC120695330 gene encoding uncharacterized protein LOC120695330, with amino-acid sequence MQEPDWSSLPADLLEDIVDLLPWSSRPRFAAVCKHWRSAVLPFYPAWLAPFLHNAADVGSTNVRYYSPYHHKMFEISDTLESPNSAKICCARGRHLTLCQRTDWEITVAHIDLVTGAICDLYPLERYSFDFVVYDGGSRMFGIKATGLLEVASAIRCDRGGWYPWEFSEFSPDEPRLTASPVTSPVLHRGLLYLLGVDGRLAVHDDRRHEEGLVVLDKPGGFGPPGRDCGDACYLFESDEGELRAVLVGRRGTPVRVVRLDEREMEWEEVESLGGRALFTGTPATLMVETGVEWMRNRIFVPRLHSWPETIHADLVERGGELAFVPASAAAAARDGGAGEKGIWSCGLEPQQQSSEFWETIEFFHGIWVNFRN; translated from the coding sequence ATGCAGGAACCGGATTGGTCGTCCCTCCCTGCCGACCTCCTCGAGGACATCGTGGACCTGCTGCCATGGTCGAGTCGCCCGAGGTTCGCCGCCGTGTGCAAGCACTGGCGCTCCGCCGTGCTCCCTTTCTACCCGGCGTGGCTCGCCCCGTTCCTCCACAACGCCGCCGACGTCGGCTCCACCAACGTCCGGTACTACAGCCCCTACCACCACAAGATGTTCGAGATCAGCGACACGCTCGAGAGCCCCAACAGCGCCAAGATCTGCTGCGCCAGGGGGCGCCACCTCACGCTGTGCCAGCGCACGGACTGGGAGATCACGGTGGCTCACATCGACCTCGTGACCGGCGCCATCTGCGACCTGTACCCGCTGGAGCGATACAGCTTCGACTTCGTCGTCTACGACGGCGGGAGCAGAATGTTCGGCATCAAAGCGACCGGCCTCCTCGAGGTCGCCAGCGCCATCCGGTGCGACCGCGGCGGGTGGTACCCGTGGGAGTTCTCGGAGTTCAGCCCCGACGAGCCGAGGCTCACGGCGTCGCCGGTGACGAGCCCCGTCCTCCACCGTGGCTTGCTCTACCTGCTGGGCGTCGACGGAAGGCTGGCGGTGCACGACGACCGCCGGCACGAGGAAGGCCTCGTGGTTCTCGACAAGCCCGGAGGGTTCGGTCCCCCCGGCCGCGACTGCGGCGACGCCTGCTACCTGTTCGAGTCCGACGAGGGCGAGCTCAGGGCCGTGCTCGTGGGGCGCCGCGGCACGCCGGTGCGCGTCGTCAGGCTCGACGAGCGGGAGATGGAGTGGGAGGAGGTGGAGAGCCTGGGAGGGCGGGCGCTGTTCACCGGCACGCCCGCTACGCTGATGGTGGAGACCGGCGTCGAGTGGATGCGGAACAGGATCTTTGTCCCGAGGCTCCACAGCTGGCCGGAGACCATCCACGCTGACCTCGTGGAGAGGGGAGGCGAACTGGCCTTTGTGCCTgcgtccgccgcggcggcggcacgggacgGTGGAGCAGGTGAGAAGGGCATATGGAGTTGCGGATTGGAGCCGCAGCAGCAGTCGTCGGAGTTCTGGGAGACCATAGAATTTTTCCACGGTATCTGGGTTAATTTCAGGAATTAA
- the LOC120696051 gene encoding zinc finger AN1 domain-containing stress-associated protein 17-like, whose translation MARRGTEAFPELGAHCDEADCNQLDFLPFECDGCGGFFCAAHRTYRGHGCAKAADQGRTVVVCPDCGDAIERAAPGQSEREILDEHVRSRRCDPARKRKPVCPVRRCKEPLTFSNTTDCKACGRKVCLRHRFPADHACAGAAASKAAGAAAARRAGGECARDAGSGGWALPAAIRNFKIF comes from the coding sequence ATGGCGCGGCGGGGCACGGAGGCGTTCCCGGAGCTGGGCGCGCACTGCGACGAGGCCGACTGCAACCAGCTCGACTTCCTCCCCTTCGAGTGCGACGGGTGCGGCGGGTTCTTCTGCGCGGCGCACCGGACGTACCGCGGCCACGGCTGCGCCAAGGCCGCCGACCAGGGCCGCACCGTCGTCGTCTGCCCGGACTGCGGCGACGCCATCGAGCGGGCCGCGCCGGGGCAGTCCGAGCGGGAGATCCTGGACGAGCACGTGCGGTCGCGCCGCTGCGACCCGGCGAGGAAGCGCAAGCCGGTATGTCCCGTGCGCCGCTGCAAGGAGCCGCTCACCTTCTCCAACACCACCGACTGCAAGGCCTGCGGCCGGAAGGTGTGCCTGAGGCACCGCTTCCCGGCCGACCACGCCTGCGCCGGGGCGGCTGCGTCcaaggcggcgggcgcggccgcggccaggaGGGCCGGCGGGGAGTGCGCCCGCGACGCGGGGAGCGGCGGCTGGGCGCTGCCGGCGGCCATCCGCAACTTCAAGATATTTTGA